In the Clostridium sporogenes genome, one interval contains:
- a CDS encoding HAMP domain-containing histidine kinase, protein MDINKKQVTLKRVFFRYLLALAFAFCVAIIIGITITSLGMKMNFFNSANYSEDLARRAKPILQSTEKITEDMIPNGCKFAVFDKEFKVTKTDLTGEDLKEATLYAKGIDRKSGDKKTYYFIERKDGFCILQYYIKMTYSLEWMNEYLPNPQLLLIIILILGCLIGAFIISIVFARNLKNNLIPLIEATEKIKEQDLEFDIGNSPIKEFDDVLSSISDMKDELKESLKEQWNLENAKKEQIASLAHDIKTPLTIIKGNTELLKESSVSDEQKDYIKFIEKNSNQIERYIKLLIDMSNGKIDILQNLEKSNAQKFAYDIYNQLIALAGPKKLQVKFEEKDLPENIIINKEAMHRAIINVISNAVEYSPFNSNLYFSVEGKDNYLEFSVIDSGKGFSSRDLKVAKKQFYMSDSSRTSKIHWGMGLYIADSIVKQHNGTLIIKNSQQIGGAQVIIKIPL, encoded by the coding sequence AGTTTTTTTTAGATATCTATTGGCACTAGCTTTTGCATTTTGTGTGGCAATAATAATTGGAATAACTATAACAAGCTTAGGTATGAAAATGAATTTTTTTAATAGTGCTAATTATAGTGAAGATTTGGCTAGACGAGCAAAGCCCATACTTCAATCTACAGAAAAGATTACAGAAGATATGATACCTAATGGGTGTAAATTTGCTGTATTTGATAAAGAATTTAAGGTAACTAAGACAGACCTTACAGGGGAAGATTTAAAAGAGGCAACATTGTATGCTAAAGGAATTGATAGAAAAAGTGGAGATAAAAAGACTTATTATTTTATTGAAAGAAAAGATGGATTTTGTATATTACAATACTATATTAAAATGACATATTCTTTAGAATGGATGAATGAATATTTACCTAATCCACAATTATTACTAATTATAATCCTGATTTTAGGATGCTTAATTGGAGCTTTTATTATTTCTATAGTATTTGCAAGAAATCTAAAAAATAATTTAATTCCTTTAATAGAAGCCACTGAAAAGATAAAAGAGCAAGATTTAGAGTTCGATATTGGTAATTCCCCTATAAAAGAATTTGATGATGTGTTAAGCTCTATTTCTGATATGAAAGATGAACTAAAGGAATCTTTAAAAGAACAGTGGAATTTAGAAAATGCTAAAAAAGAGCAGATAGCTTCTTTAGCTCATGATATAAAAACTCCTTTAACTATTATTAAAGGAAATACAGAACTTTTAAAAGAATCTTCTGTAAGTGATGAACAGAAAGATTATATTAAATTCATTGAAAAAAATTCAAATCAGATTGAAAGGTATATAAAATTACTTATTGACATGTCAAATGGGAAAATAGATATTTTACAAAATTTAGAGAAAAGTAATGCGCAAAAATTCGCTTATGATATTTATAATCAATTAATTGCTCTTGCAGGTCCTAAAAAGTTACAAGTCAAATTTGAAGAAAAAGATCTTCCAGAAAATATAATTATAAATAAAGAAGCTATGCATAGAGCTATAATAAATGTAATTTCAAATGCAGTAGAGTATTCACCTTTTAACAGTAATCTATATTTTAGTGTTGAGGGCAAAGATAATTATTTAGAGTTTTCAGTTATTGATAGTGGGAAAGGATTTTCTAGCAGGGATTTAAAAGTTGCTAAGAAACAGTTTTATATGAGCGATTCAAGTAGAACATCTAAAATACATTGGGGAATGGGTCTTTATATTGCAGATTCTATTGTAAAACAACATAATGGAACTTTAATTATTAAAAATTCCCAGCAAATAGGAGGAGCACAAGTAATAATTAAAATTCCATTATGA
- the arcA gene encoding arginine deiminase: MSSFINVTSEIGKLNKVMLHRPGAEIENLVPEYLERLLFDDIPFLKVAREEHDRFAEILRENGTEVLYLEELAAETLEDVKIKKEFLEEFLTESKITSEVVKEALIEYLLNMPTKEMVDTLMAGVRKKDIEVKEATSLVDLMQDDYPFYLDPMPNLYFTRDPAASIGSGMTINTMRTEARRRETLFLTYIHKYHKNFANGETSLWYNRTLPYAIEGGDELVLSDKVVAIGCSARTSAEGIQIVAKSLFAKNESFEKILVFDIPNCRAFMHLDTVFTMVDYDKFTIHPEIQGPLSVYEVTKGANGTLKFKHHTDPLEKILASALGLPSVELIQCGGGDFIIAGREQWNDGSNTLAIAPGTVVTYERNYVSNEILAKKGINVLTMPSAELSRGRGGPRCMSMPLHRDNLR; encoded by the coding sequence ATGAGTTCTTTTATTAATGTAACTTCTGAGATAGGAAAGCTTAATAAAGTTATGCTTCATAGACCAGGAGCAGAAATTGAAAATTTAGTTCCTGAATATCTTGAGAGGTTATTATTTGATGATATACCTTTTTTAAAAGTAGCAAGGGAAGAGCATGATAGATTTGCAGAAATTCTAAGAGAAAATGGAACTGAAGTTCTATACTTAGAAGAACTTGCAGCAGAAACTTTAGAAGATGTTAAAATAAAGAAAGAATTTTTAGAAGAGTTCTTAACAGAAAGTAAAATAACATCTGAAGTAGTAAAAGAAGCTTTAATTGAATATCTTCTTAATATGCCAACAAAAGAAATGGTTGATACATTAATGGCTGGTGTTAGAAAGAAAGACATCGAAGTTAAAGAAGCTACATCATTAGTAGATTTAATGCAAGATGATTATCCATTCTATCTTGACCCAATGCCAAACCTTTACTTTACAAGAGATCCAGCTGCTTCAATTGGAAGTGGAATGACAATAAATACAATGAGAACAGAAGCAAGAAGAAGAGAAACTTTATTCTTAACATACATCCATAAATATCACAAGAATTTTGCTAATGGTGAAACTAGCTTATGGTATAACAGAACTTTACCTTATGCAATAGAAGGTGGAGACGAACTTGTACTTTCAGATAAAGTTGTAGCTATCGGATGCAGTGCTAGAACATCAGCTGAAGGTATACAAATAGTAGCTAAAAGCTTATTTGCTAAAAACGAAAGTTTTGAAAAAATACTTGTATTCGATATACCAAATTGTAGAGCATTTATGCACCTTGATACAGTATTTACAATGGTTGATTATGATAAGTTTACAATTCATCCAGAAATCCAAGGACCACTTAGTGTTTATGAAGTTACTAAGGGTGCAAATGGAACATTAAAATTTAAACATCATACAGATCCATTAGAAAAAATATTAGCTTCAGCTCTTGGACTTCCATCTGTTGAATTAATTCAATGCGGTGGCGGAGACTTTATAATAGCAGGAAGAGAACAATGGAATGATGGTTCAAATACTCTTGCAATAGCTCCAGGAACTGTTGTAACTTATGAAAGAAACTATGTATCAAATGAAATACTAGCTAAGAAGGGAATTAACGTTCTTACTATGCCAAGTGCAGAGCTTTCAAGAGGAAGAGGCGGCCCAAGATGCATGAGTATGCCACTTCACAGAGATAATTTAAGATAA
- a CDS encoding basic amino acid/polyamine antiporter, which translates to MGTQDKKLGLGLLITLGIGSMIGGGIFNSPTDLITKANPQAALIAWIIGGFGIICLALVFQFLANKKPNLKGGIYSYAQDGFGDFMGFNSAWGYWLSAWLGNIAFIILMFKTINSLLGSGNELKPIVSFIAASLLLWVVHFIQTKGTKNAGIINAVVTIGKLLPLALVIILGIFIFKPDLFTVSNWSTVLASSGESTSLLKQINGAMGTIIWCFIGVEASVVLSEKAESQAIVGKATVISLLVTLLIYVSISLLAMGIIPAKELIASGTPLAEVLSKTVFGGAGAVIVKVGLIVSLFGALISWVMLAAEIPYVAAKDGVMPKWFAKENAANVPINSLTFTNIISQIFLCSLLSDKLQSAYGLVFAIATTCMLIPYALSSFYAIKVCNEEKINGKNKVIATLSAIYTLYGIYAGGIKYFALAFIMYAFGILVFHKAKKEKGEAYTSTEKIGSFIVVGVGVLMVILLAMGKISL; encoded by the coding sequence ATGGGAACACAAGATAAAAAGTTAGGTCTTGGACTTTTGATTACTCTTGGAATAGGATCCATGATAGGTGGTGGGATTTTTAATAGTCCTACAGACTTAATAACAAAAGCCAATCCACAAGCAGCTCTAATCGCTTGGATAATAGGTGGATTTGGAATTATATGTTTAGCGTTAGTATTTCAATTCCTTGCCAACAAGAAACCTAATTTAAAGGGTGGAATTTATTCCTATGCACAAGATGGATTTGGAGATTTTATGGGATTTAATTCAGCTTGGGGATATTGGCTTTCTGCTTGGCTTGGAAATATTGCTTTTATAATTTTAATGTTTAAAACTATAAACAGCTTATTAGGATCAGGAAATGAATTAAAGCCAATAGTGTCTTTTATAGCAGCATCCTTATTATTATGGGTTGTACATTTTATCCAAACAAAAGGAACAAAAAATGCCGGAATTATAAATGCAGTTGTTACTATAGGTAAATTGTTACCATTAGCATTAGTTATTATATTAGGTATATTTATATTTAAACCAGATTTATTTACAGTTTCAAATTGGAGTACAGTTCTTGCAAGTTCTGGGGAATCAACATCTCTATTAAAGCAAATCAATGGAGCTATGGGAACTATAATTTGGTGCTTCATAGGTGTAGAAGCTTCTGTAGTACTTTCAGAAAAAGCAGAATCACAAGCTATAGTCGGTAAAGCAACAGTAATTAGTCTTTTAGTTACATTACTTATTTATGTTTCAATTTCATTACTTGCAATGGGAATTATACCAGCAAAAGAACTTATAGCATCAGGAACTCCTCTTGCAGAAGTTTTATCAAAAACAGTATTTGGAGGAGCAGGTGCTGTAATAGTTAAAGTAGGACTTATAGTATCATTATTCGGAGCATTAATAAGTTGGGTAATGCTTGCAGCAGAAATACCATATGTAGCAGCTAAAGATGGGGTTATGCCAAAATGGTTTGCTAAGGAAAATGCAGCAAATGTTCCAATAAATTCATTAACATTCACAAATATTATCAGCCAAATATTTTTATGCTCATTACTTTCAGATAAATTACAATCAGCTTATGGCTTAGTGTTCGCCATAGCAACTACTTGTATGTTAATTCCATATGCTCTATCATCATTTTATGCTATAAAAGTATGTAATGAAGAAAAGATAAATGGAAAAAATAAAGTAATAGCTACTTTATCTGCTATATATACACTATATGGTATATATGCAGGTGGAATTAAGTACTTTGCCCTTGCATTTATAATGTATGCTTTTGGTATATTAGTTTTCCATAAAGCTAAAAAAGAAAAGGGAGAAGCATATACATCAACAGAAAAAATTGGTTCATTTATAGTAGTTGGTGTGGGAGTACTTATGGTAATTTTACTTGCAATGGGAAAAATATCATTATAA
- a CDS encoding hemolysin III family protein — translation MFKKFRDPVSGLTHLFGAIMSIVGLVVLINFSIFQNSPLHVTVFSIFGASLILLYSASSIYHLVTTSEKSIRILRRIDHSMIYILIAGSYTPICLLALKGIFGLVMLTIIWILAIIGILVKNFWFSAPRWISTSFYLIMGWLIIVAIFPLSKTLSTGGLFWLITGGIAYSIGAIIYGTKRPKIFSKYFTFHDIFHIFVLLGSLCHFILMSNYIIYM, via the coding sequence ATGTTTAAAAAGTTTAGGGATCCAGTAAGTGGTTTAACTCATTTGTTTGGAGCTATTATGTCTATAGTAGGCCTTGTAGTATTGATTAACTTTTCAATATTTCAAAATAGTCCTTTGCATGTTACAGTCTTTTCAATTTTTGGTGCTAGTTTAATATTATTATATAGTGCTAGTTCTATATATCATCTTGTTACAACTTCTGAAAAATCTATTAGAATATTAAGGCGAATAGATCATTCAATGATTTATATTTTAATTGCAGGTAGTTATACTCCTATTTGTTTATTAGCCTTAAAAGGAATCTTCGGATTAGTCATGTTAACTATTATTTGGATTCTAGCTATTATAGGAATATTAGTTAAAAATTTTTGGTTTTCTGCTCCAAGATGGATATCTACTAGTTTCTATTTAATTATGGGTTGGCTTATAATTGTTGCAATATTTCCATTATCTAAAACACTTTCTACTGGTGGTTTATTTTGGTTAATAACTGGTGGAATTGCCTATTCTATAGGTGCAATAATTTATGGCACAAAGAGACCTAAAATTTTTAGTAAGTATTTTACTTTTCATGATATTTTTCATATATTTGTACTTCTAGGCAGTCTATGTCATTTTATACTTATGTCTAATTACATAATCTATATGTAA
- a CDS encoding DUF1836 domain-containing protein → MEYNEEKLKDILSNITEFNDIKLSDIPDIDLYMDQVTTLFDMKLKSLKRDEDDKIMTKTMVNNYAKTKFFPTVKGKKYNKEQIILLEIIYNLKQSLSLLDIETILTPTMESIHKEEKTFPPMEDLYGTFLDIKEIQLKNFCEDFNKLNNVIKEKSKELQGEDDKLKELILLIFTLISKANMEKRMAEKLIDNFFKGNDKSVK, encoded by the coding sequence ATGGAATATAATGAAGAAAAATTAAAAGATATTCTTTCAAATATTACGGAATTTAATGATATAAAACTTTCAGATATTCCGGATATAGATTTATATATGGATCAAGTGACTACGTTATTTGATATGAAGCTAAAATCATTAAAGAGAGATGAAGATGACAAAATAATGACTAAAACTATGGTTAATAATTATGCTAAAACAAAATTTTTCCCAACTGTAAAAGGGAAAAAATATAATAAAGAGCAAATAATATTATTAGAAATAATTTATAACCTAAAACAAAGTTTATCTCTTTTAGATATTGAGACAATACTTACACCAACTATGGAAAGTATACATAAAGAGGAAAAGACTTTTCCTCCAATGGAAGACTTGTATGGAACATTTTTGGATATTAAAGAAATACAGTTAAAAAATTTTTGCGAAGATTTTAATAAATTAAATAATGTAATAAAGGAAAAATCTAAAGAATTACAGGGAGAAGATGATAAATTAAAAGAATTAATTTTATTAATTTTTACTTTAATTAGTAAAGCTAATATGGAAAAGAGAATGGCGGAGAAATTAATAGATAATTTTTTTAAAGGCAATGATAAATCAGTAAAATAG
- a CDS encoding response regulator transcription factor, producing the protein MTKKILIIEDELAIADLMSYSLKKEGYIVKSVDNGTDGIEYTKRFKPNLIILDLMLPDVSGFDVCRNITQSFNIPIIMITAKCDITDKVLGLELGADDYITKPFDMREVLVRIRSIFRRIDIIEKSVIEKDMSYISIGKDIKIYKDERVVMKENKEMEFKPKEFDLLMFLAENKGKVFSRAQLLDKVWGFEYIGDTRTVDIHIQRIRKKLEESSVIETVFGVGYKLNN; encoded by the coding sequence GTGACTAAAAAGATTCTTATAATAGAAGATGAATTAGCTATAGCTGATTTAATGAGCTATTCATTAAAGAAAGAAGGATATATAGTAAAGTCAGTGGATAATGGAACTGATGGTATAGAATATACAAAAAGATTTAAACCTAATCTTATAATATTAGATTTAATGCTTCCAGATGTAAGTGGTTTTGATGTATGTAGAAATATAACACAAAGCTTTAATATACCTATAATTATGATTACAGCTAAATGTGACATAACAGATAAAGTATTAGGGCTTGAGTTAGGAGCAGATGATTATATAACAAAACCTTTTGACATGAGAGAGGTACTTGTAAGAATAAGATCTATATTTAGAAGAATAGATATCATAGAAAAAAGTGTTATAGAAAAGGATATGTCTTATATAAGTATTGGTAAGGATATAAAAATATATAAGGACGAAAGAGTGGTTATGAAGGAAAATAAAGAAATGGAATTTAAACCAAAGGAATTTGATTTATTAATGTTTTTGGCTGAAAATAAAGGAAAAGTTTTTTCAAGAGCACAACTTTTGGACAAGGTATGGGGGTTTGAGTATATAGGAGATACACGAACTGTAGATATACATATACAAAGAATAAGAAAAAAACTAGAAGAAAGTTCAGTTATAGAAACTGTATTTGGAGTGGGATATAAATTAAATAATTGA
- a CDS encoding HAMP domain-containing histidine kinase, with protein sequence MLISFSFVFFIGIIVLIYSTEKIINNNNEDIIEKEMKQVRKDIDIYLKQYFILNNIQPNKSVFKVEGKNITEELSYKIGDEIALYSKSGEMLWDSYSDRDNKDNQKDLNLALKGKTSYSINKRNNKMSVSLSYPVNLDNNNIGILRYTRDYTGLYKGSNHVINTIKIIAITLFLFILVLSSILAKHITHPIIKLQEASKKIEEGNFEVEILENSQDEIGELSKSFKSMVETIKDQIVTIKTDRDALKELEMSRKIFFDNVTHELKTPITTILGYSEIIEENGFTDEEFFKKGISHIINESERLNRMVVDLLNLSKNTYKEFSYEFTNMDLSDILRSTCEEMLIKAKRYNMVIESKIEYGMKIKGDKDKLKQVFINIIDNAIKYGYVNSIIKVRAYIKKSNAIIEVEDKGEGIDYKDIENIFQPFFRVNKKYSREKGGNGLGLAIVKAIVEKHDGEIFVKSKIKEWTKIIMEFPLL encoded by the coding sequence ATGTTAATAAGTTTTTCTTTTGTGTTTTTTATAGGAATTATAGTCCTTATATATTCTACAGAAAAGATAATAAATAATAATAATGAAGATATAATAGAAAAAGAGATGAAACAGGTAAGGAAAGATATAGATATATATTTAAAACAATATTTTATACTTAATAATATTCAACCTAATAAATCTGTATTTAAGGTTGAAGGTAAAAATATTACAGAGGAATTAAGCTATAAAATAGGAGATGAAATAGCTTTATATTCTAAAAGTGGAGAAATGTTATGGGATTCTTATAGTGATAGGGATAATAAAGATAATCAAAAGGATTTAAATTTAGCTCTAAAAGGAAAAACTTCTTACAGTATAAATAAAAGAAATAATAAAATGTCTGTAAGCTTAAGTTATCCAGTAAATTTAGATAATAATAATATAGGTATATTAAGATATACTCGTGATTATACAGGACTTTATAAGGGAAGTAATCATGTTATAAACACTATAAAAATAATAGCAATTACTTTGTTCTTATTTATATTAGTACTATCATCTATATTAGCTAAGCATATAACTCATCCTATAATAAAGCTTCAAGAGGCCTCTAAAAAAATAGAGGAAGGAAATTTTGAAGTTGAAATTCTTGAAAATTCTCAAGATGAAATTGGAGAGCTTTCAAAAAGTTTTAAAAGTATGGTAGAAACTATAAAAGATCAAATTGTAACTATAAAAACAGATAGGGATGCATTAAAAGAATTAGAAATGAGCAGAAAAATATTTTTTGATAATGTGACTCATGAATTAAAAACCCCCATAACTACAATATTGGGATATTCTGAGATTATAGAAGAAAATGGATTTACTGATGAGGAATTTTTTAAAAAAGGTATAAGCCATATAATAAATGAAAGTGAAAGATTAAATAGAATGGTAGTGGATCTTTTAAATCTTTCTAAAAATACATATAAAGAGTTTTCCTATGAATTCACCAATATGGATCTATCTGATATATTAAGATCTACTTGTGAGGAGATGCTTATAAAAGCTAAAAGATATAATATGGTTATAGAAAGTAAAATAGAATATGGCATGAAGATTAAGGGAGATAAAGATAAATTAAAACAGGTTTTTATAAATATTATTGATAATGCAATAAAATATGGATATGTAAATTCAATAATAAAAGTGAGAGCTTATATAAAGAAGAGTAATGCAATTATAGAAGTAGAAGATAAGGGAGAAGGAATTGATTATAAGGATATAGAAAATATATTTCAACCCTTTTTTAGAGTAAATAAAAAGTACTCTAGGGAAAAAGGAGGAAATGGATTAGGACTTGCTATAGTAAAGGCTATAGTTGAAAAGCATGATGGTGAAATTTTTGTAAAAAGTAAAATAAAAGAGTGGACAAAAATTATAATGGAATTTCCACTATTATAA
- a CDS encoding phosphodiester glycosidase family protein — translation MVNKRKNKKKKFSLKKFIFFLIYQVIFISVTGVLLVFHGPFQNVKNILVGTAMFTYKHQYIATMFLSKDEISKIVSKPKMNDKQSVGAINIDGIDDKSITRYNVHQNRFDGYILEIRDPKRVKVACTSKRGVQGQRVSEMAEEKGTIAAINGGGFFDKNNTGKEWVGTGAYPEGIVISDGKTISKNVKDNEEVDVMAFNDEGELIVGKRSYNELKQMNIKEALSFNRTLIVDGKPQVEDDGEQGLQPRTAIGQKKDGTVVFIAIDGRKVFKEGASLKDIQDILLDRGVCNAGNLDGGASTTMYYKGEIINNPCNSTGERTVATCFYVEP, via the coding sequence TTGGTAAATAAAAGAAAAAATAAAAAGAAGAAGTTTTCTTTAAAAAAGTTTATATTCTTTTTAATATACCAAGTTATATTTATTAGTGTAACAGGAGTACTTTTAGTATTTCATGGACCTTTTCAAAATGTAAAAAATATTTTGGTAGGTACAGCGATGTTTACTTATAAGCACCAATATATAGCTACAATGTTTTTATCAAAGGATGAAATAAGTAAAATAGTAAGTAAACCTAAGATGAATGATAAGCAAAGTGTTGGAGCTATAAATATAGATGGAATAGATGACAAGAGTATAACTAGATATAATGTTCATCAAAATAGATTTGATGGATATATATTGGAAATTAGAGATCCTAAAAGAGTGAAAGTTGCTTGTACAAGCAAGCGTGGAGTTCAAGGACAAAGAGTAAGTGAAATGGCAGAAGAAAAGGGTACTATTGCTGCAATAAATGGTGGAGGATTTTTTGATAAAAATAATACTGGTAAAGAATGGGTAGGTACGGGAGCATATCCAGAAGGCATAGTAATATCTGATGGAAAGACCATATCAAAAAACGTTAAGGATAATGAAGAAGTTGATGTTATGGCTTTTAATGATGAAGGAGAGTTAATTGTAGGAAAAAGAAGCTATAATGAATTAAAGCAAATGAACATAAAAGAAGCACTGTCTTTTAATAGAACTTTAATAGTTGATGGGAAACCACAGGTAGAAGATGATGGTGAGCAGGGACTTCAACCAAGAACTGCTATAGGACAAAAGAAAGATGGAACAGTAGTGTTCATAGCTATTGATGGAAGAAAAGTATTTAAAGAAGGAGCAAGTTTAAAGGATATACAGGATATTCTTTTAGATAGAGGAGTATGTAATGCAGGAAACTTAGATGGAGGAGCATCCACTACTATGTATTATAAAGGGGAAATAATAAACAATCCTTGTAATAGTACTGGTGAAAGAACTGTTGCTACATGCTTTTATGTGGAACCTTAA
- a CDS encoding TetR/AcrR family transcriptional regulator: MVRISKDPEVRKQEILEAAMKLFYMKGYEATSMADIAKEINVVQGLCYRYFKSKQELFDIAMEQYAKECSEKFLTVICDDKKSLIERMDAMTKLMLSQENNSKYHNFYHKAGNEMLHEQLMIKIAKHLIPYVKKELTKLAEKGEIQIDNVEIITNFIMYGQIGVLGCENIPIDKRIKEINKLINLLLGIKQ; the protein is encoded by the coding sequence ATGGTGAGAATTTCAAAAGATCCTGAAGTTCGTAAGCAAGAAATATTAGAGGCAGCAATGAAGTTGTTTTATATGAAAGGTTACGAAGCAACTTCTATGGCAGATATAGCAAAGGAGATAAATGTAGTTCAGGGTTTATGTTACCGTTACTTTAAATCTAAACAAGAACTTTTTGATATTGCCATGGAGCAGTATGCTAAGGAATGTTCAGAAAAATTTTTAACAGTAATTTGTGATGACAAAAAAAGTTTAATAGAACGTATGGATGCTATGACTAAACTTATGTTAAGTCAAGAAAATAATAGTAAATATCATAATTTTTATCATAAGGCTGGTAATGAGATGTTACATGAACAACTTATGATAAAAATTGCAAAGCATTTAATTCCTTATGTGAAAAAAGAGCTAACAAAGCTAGCTGAAAAAGGAGAAATTCAAATTGATAATGTAGAAATTATCACTAATTTTATAATGTATGGACAAATTGGTGTTTTAGGTTGCGAAAATATTCCTATTGATAAAAGAATTAAAGAAATTAATAAATTAATAAATTTACTATTAGGTATAAAACAATAA
- a CDS encoding MATE family efflux transporter translates to MNKKLEKDFTTGNTTKKLIGITIPLLIAFLFNMAYNIVDSVWIGNLLGEKAMAALTVSMPPILLATSVAMGATNGIAILLSKNIGAKEKNSINKVISTSFVGAIIFSIMVTIICEFGANIILNLLNTPDNIYSMAKDYFVIYMLGYVFVFMYLYFTAILRSFGNTIMQMISIILCTLLNLVLDPIFINKLGIRGAAFATLFSQGIMMGIMVIYIIKKKIIIIDFKLFDKNIIKQIVKNAVPSIIQQSIPAISTSFITSLVSGFGILPIAAFGISGKLETILFYPAMALNMTITTCTGQCFGAKDTKKAKEYLHSGMLLGSGVLIILTFIVVVFSKNLASIFGAGESVGKLVKVYFSIISIGYVCNIITNCLLGAINGFGKPKAAMSLMIFYYIIIRMPLAKLLSATMLGVNGIWIAILVSHILASIAGFWYFASLLKKKLQKYK, encoded by the coding sequence ATGAATAAAAAATTAGAGAAGGATTTTACTACAGGTAATACAACAAAAAAATTAATTGGAATTACAATTCCATTGCTTATAGCTTTTTTATTTAACATGGCATATAACATAGTTGATAGTGTTTGGATCGGAAATTTACTGGGAGAAAAGGCCATGGCTGCTCTTACCGTATCCATGCCACCTATCCTTTTGGCTACTTCTGTTGCAATGGGAGCCACTAATGGAATAGCAATTTTATTATCCAAAAATATTGGAGCTAAAGAAAAGAATAGTATAAATAAAGTGATTTCTACGTCCTTTGTAGGTGCAATAATTTTTAGTATAATGGTAACTATTATTTGTGAATTTGGTGCCAATATTATTTTAAATCTTTTAAATACGCCAGATAACATATATTCTATGGCAAAGGATTATTTCGTTATATATATGTTAGGATATGTTTTTGTATTTATGTATTTATATTTTACTGCTATATTGCGTAGTTTTGGCAATACAATTATGCAAATGATTTCTATTATCCTTTGTACTTTACTTAATTTAGTGCTAGATCCTATTTTTATAAATAAATTGGGAATAAGAGGAGCTGCATTTGCAACTTTATTTTCACAAGGAATTATGATGGGGATTATGGTTATATATATTATTAAGAAAAAAATAATTATAATTGATTTTAAATTATTTGATAAAAATATTATAAAGCAAATAGTAAAAAATGCAGTTCCATCTATTATTCAACAAAGCATTCCTGCAATTAGTACAAGTTTTATAACTTCTTTAGTCAGCGGATTTGGTATATTACCAATAGCTGCTTTTGGTATTTCAGGAAAATTGGAAACAATTTTATTTTATCCAGCTATGGCTCTTAATATGACAATTACCACTTGTACTGGTCAATGTTTTGGTGCTAAAGATACTAAAAAAGCAAAAGAATATCTTCATAGTGGCATGTTATTAGGCAGTGGAGTTTTAATAATATTAACATTTATAGTAGTAGTTTTTTCAAAAAATTTAGCATCTATATTTGGAGCGGGTGAAAGTGTTGGAAAATTAGTTAAAGTTTATTTTTCAATTATATCAATTGGGTATGTTTGTAACATCATTACGAACTGTTTACTTGGAGCAATAAATGGTTTTGGAAAGCCAAAAGCAGCTATGAGTCTAATGATTTTTTATTATATTATTATTCGTATGCCATTAGCAAAACTATTATCTGCAACTATGTTAGGAGTGAATGGAATTTGGATTGCTATTTTAGTAAGTCATATTTTAGCATCTATAGCAGGATTTTGGTATTTTGCATCATTATTAAAAAAAAAGTTACAGAAATATAAATGA